One genomic window of Bacillota bacterium includes the following:
- a CDS encoding tyrosine-type recombinase/integrase: MAPTRRFRHEATGCKHDLPPITVLGPRHASATLLIAEGIPLKNVSSRMGDSNISTTVNIYAHALQSVDRAAAEKLDRMLSRGKEEAR, from the coding sequence ATGGCTCCGACACGCCGCTTCAGGCATGAGGCAACCGGCTGCAAGCATGACCTGCCGCCGATCACCGTCCTGGGTCCCCGGCACGCAAGCGCCACGCTCCTGATTGCCGAGGGAATTCCCCTCAAGAACGTCAGCAGCCGTATGGGAGATTCCAACATCAGCACCACGGTGAACATCTATGCCCATGCCCTCCAGAGCGTTGACCGCGCCGCCGCCGAGAAGCTGGACCGCATGCTGTCTCGAGGGAAGGAGGAGGCGAGATAG
- a CDS encoding deaminase: protein MIGGRSCLQPVASCLKRRVGAIVVDDKGHTLSSGYNEILGTDIDETCARQYGKWYRDLIKGKFSSRLKDLGVDEAKSQLIQETMWVEFKMLDRCRALHAEEQAILNLAVSGARLTKDARMFVTTYPCNLCANKIVRMGIRKVVYFEPYPVRESMEILNSGGVSQQAFAGATFNGYFRLFGGVPHGAVP from the coding sequence GTGATCGGCGGCAGGTCATGCTTGCAGCCGGTTGCCTCATGCCTGAAGCGGCGTGTCGGAGCCATCGTCGTTGATGATAAAGGACACACTCTCAGTTCAGGGTACAACGAGATTCTGGGGACCGACATTGACGAGACTTGCGCGAGGCAGTATGGCAAGTGGTATCGCGACCTCATCAAAGGGAAGTTCTCAAGTCGACTGAAGGATCTTGGCGTTGATGAGGCGAAGTCTCAGCTGATTCAAGAAACGATGTGGGTGGAGTTCAAGATGCTTGATAGGTGTCGTGCTCTCCATGCCGAGGAGCAGGCAATCCTGAACCTGGCAGTGTCTGGGGCCCGGCTGACGAAGGACGCCCGGATGTTCGTGACAACGTATCCATGCAACCTTTGCGCCAACAAGATCGTAAGGATGGGAATAAGGAAGGTGGTGTACTTTGAGCCATATCCCGTCAGGGAAAGTATGGAGATCCTAAACAGTGGAGGGGTAAGTCAGCAAGCATTTGCTGGCGCTACGTTCAACGGTTACTTCCGGCTTTTTGGAGGGGTGCCCCATGGTGCTGTGCCCTGA